The Starkeya sp. ORNL1 DNA window TGCCGTGGTCTCGGTTGACTACAGGCTCGCGCCGGAGGAGCCCTGGCCGAAGGGGCCGGACGATTGCGAGGCGGCGGCGCTTTGGCTGCTGCGCGAGGGCCCGACCCGCTTCGGCACCGAGCGCTATGCCATTGGCGGCGAATCGGCCGGCGCCAATCTCTCGGTGGCGACGTTGCTGCGGCTGCGCGACAAGCACGCCATCATGCCGTTCCGCGCCGCCAGCCTGCATGCCGGCTGCTACGACCTCGCTCTGACGCCGAGCGCGCGCGCCTGGGGCGACGAGCCGCTGGTGCTGAACACCCGCGATATCAATGTGTTCGTCGGCCACTATCTGCGGGCGATGACCGAGGTGGCGGACGCCTCGCTGGCCAGCCCGGACATCTCGCCGCTCTATGCCGGCCTCACGGGCCTGCCACCGGCGCTGTTCTCGGTCGGCACCCGCGATCCGCTCGTCGACGATACGCTGTTCATGGCGCCGCGCTGGCTCGCCGCCGGCAATGCGACCGAACTCGCCGTCTATCCGGGCGGCGCACACGTGTTCATCGGCTTCCCGGGAACGCTGGCGGATCAGGCGCTGGCGCGGATCCACGGCTTCATAGCGGGTTGTTGAGGCCATTTTCCATATGCCGTCATCCCGGACGGCCGCAGGCTGATCCGGGATCGCGCAAACGCTCTTCACCTTCTTACGATCCCGGCGCTGCGCTCCGGCCGGGATGACGGTTTGGAGGGAGCGGCTCCTACAGCTTCTCGGTCTCGCCCTTCAGCCGCTGCACCATTTCGAAGAAGCGGCGGAACACGTGCTCGGCCATGTCCATGGCGCGGTCCACGTGGCTGCGCACATCCTCGTCGTCGGTGGAATCGCCGGCATCGGGCTTCTTTTGCGCGGTCTCGCCACTGCCCTGGCCGGCCTTCGGCTCGGGTGCGCCCGCGGTGGGCGGGCCCGCCAAAGGCGGTTTGGCGATGTCCGGCACGCCGGGCGGTACATTGCCGCGTTCCAGCGTGGCGATGCGGTTATTCAGCCGGGTGATCTCGTCTTCATAGGCCGAGCGCTCTTCCGGCACCAGTTCGCACGCCCAGCCGCCGGCGCGGGTCGAGCAGAAGCTGAGCTTGCCGGTGCGGGTGTCGAGCTTCATCAGCCCGCCCTCGACCTGCAGCATGGTGAAGTTTGCCTGCGGATCGACCGGCGCAGCGGGCTTTGCCGGCGATTGCTGGGCGAAGACGGGGGACGCCGCCATTGTGGCGAGCAGCGCAAAGGCAGCCACACCCGGGGTTCTGCGAACCGTCGACATGAGAGCCTCCTCCCGGCAGCGCGCCTCACGCCTCCGAGGTGAAGGGGGCGCGACCCGATGACAACGCATCGTCGAGCAGATCGATCCGATCCTGCCCCCAGAACACCTCGCCGTCGAGCACATAGGAGGGCGAGCCGAACACGTCGGCCTCGATCGCCCGGTTCTGGTTGGCCGCATAGGTGCCGGCGATGGCGGTGCCCGCGGCCTCGATCAGGACATCGGCGGATATGCCGAGTTCGGCCAGCACGCCGAGCAGCGCTGCCGGATCCGCCATGTTCTCCTGCTGCTGCCAGACACCAGCGAACAAGCGGCGGATCAGCGGGTCCGGATCGATCCCGGCAGCAATGGCGGCGATGATGGCACGGTCGGCCAAAGCCGGCTCATAGGGCCAGAAGGCGGGCTTGAGGTGGAAATCGGCACCGCGCTTGTCGCGCCAGCGTTTCAGCTCCGTCATGCGGTAGCGCTGGCGGGCCGGGTGGCGGCGGGCCAGCGGCAGGCCGCCGGTCTGCGAGAACAGCTCGGGGAGCAGAACCGGGCGATGCTCGACCTTCACGCCATGGCGCTGGACCATCTCGGCGAAAGGCGCGTAGCCGAGGAAGGCCCAGGGGCTATGGATGGAGAAATAGTGGACGACGGTGCGGGGGGCGGTCATGTCAGGGCTCATGGCGCCGGACAGTATCGCTTTTATGGCGAAAGTGGATGCCACCCGGTGCGAATCCGCGCCGGCGCGGCGGCATGGCCACAGAGGGGGTCCGAACCTTCAAAAGAAACGGCGCCCTCGGGGGAGGACGCCGTCTGGGCTGAAACGTCAACGGCACGGCACGTGTGGAGGAGGAAAGTCGATCCGTATCAGGCTGCGGTACGGGTCGGGAAAGCGGCGATCATCTGGCGGAGCTCGCCGATCGCCTCGTCGATGTCGGTGCGCTGACGCTCGAGGAGCGCCACCTGCTCGACGCACTTCTCGGCGGTCAGAGCGAGGCCACCGGCGGGCATCGGGCCGCCTTCGCGCAACGCGACCATGCTCTTGATCTCGGCGAGGGTGAAGCCGAGCTTCTTGCCCTTGAGGATGATGGCGAGGCGGGAGCGCTCGGCGGCGCTGTAGAGCCGGGTAAGGCCCTCGCGACGCGGCTCGAGAAGGCCCTTGTCCTCATAGAAGCGCAGGGCGCGCAGGGTGACGCCGAACTCACGGGCGAGGTCACCGATGGTGAAAATCTGTGCGTCGGCAACGACCGCGGAGTGCGTATCGGTGCGGCGATCGGTGTCGACAGCGTGGGTGAAATCCATTTCGGCAACTCCGGCTGGTTACGGGCATCGGGTGAACGTGACCGGAGTGTTGCAGGTGGGTTGCCGCAAGGGGAGAAAGTCGCACCCTACGTTAGGGCAACTTACTGTTAAACGCCGCCTATCTCCTTGATTCTAAACATCTCGCATCGCGCCATCGCGATGCCGCGACGCACACAAAGGGTGACGTAAGGTCGAATCGCCTCCCGGGAAAGCCGCTCGCACCGTCTCCTGCCGCTCCGGCAGGACGGTCGCCGCCGACCTCGCGCAGGTATCGGGCGGGCCTATGGATTTCGAGAATGTTAACGCGCCATTTACCAAGAAACGGAAAAGTCGCGGAAACACGGCCTTTCGCGTTCCGTCCGGCGATTCGCACCGTTTTGGTGTCTTTCGCGACCGGCATGGGCGCCGACCGCGACGGAGATTTCAAGGTGAGGCAAGGCGCCCCGACCAATCCCGAGCACATCGACTCGGAAGCCTGGGCGGCCCTGCGCGAGGCCGCGCGACGGTCCGGCATGCCGTTCGGCGAATGGCTGAAGGCGAAGCTGCTGGCCGGCACCGCCGACCTGCCCGCGCCCGCCGCGTCAACTGCGCGCGGCGGCACCGTCGCGGTCGGCGACCTGCAGCGACGGGTCAGCGACCTTGCCGGCGAGATCGACCGCCTGGCCCGGGCCGAGCCTCCGGCAACACCGCACCGCGGCAGCCGCATCGCCTCGCCGCATGGCGAGGGCCTGGTCTCCGCGCTCGACGCGCTCAATGCCCGGGTCGAGAAGCTGCTGCAGGACCCGGACAAGGGCAGCGCCGCCGCGGCCACTCATCTCGACGAGACCATTCGCCGGCTGAACGAGCGCCTGGAATCGCTGGCGCAAGAGAAGCGTAGCGACGAAAAGCGGATCGACGAGAAGCGCACGGAGACCCAGGCTACCGAGGCGCCGCCGGCCGACAGCTTTGAACGGCGCATGAGCGAGATCGCCCGCACCGTCGACACGCTGAATCGCAAGCTCGACCGTAGCGCGCCGCCCCAGCCTTCCCCAGCCGCGCCGGGCCGCAATGCCGCGCTCGACGCGGCGGTGGCCGAGATTGCCGCGCGCCAGCGCCTGCTCGACGCCGCCGGCCAGGCCAAGGCTGCCCTGCCGCCCCCCGCGCCACAGGCTCCGGTGCCGCCGCCGGCTCCGGTCGTGCGCGAGGTCGATCTGTCCGGGCTGGAGCGCCAGCTCAACATCATCGCCGACCAGATGAACGAACTCACCCGCACCGCGCCGCAAGGCGAGGCGGTGGGGGCGCTGCGTGGCGACGTGGCGGAGATCAAGCGCTCGCTGGCCGAACTGGCGCCGCGCCGCGCTGTCGAGGAACTGGAGCGCGCGGTCGGGCTGATCGCCCAGCGCATCGAGCGCCAGGGCTCCGGCGAGGCCAATGCCGAGATCGTCCGTACCCTTGCCGGGCTGCGCGACGTGATGGAGGAATTGCGTCCGCCGGAGAACTCCGAGGCGCTCGAGCGCGAGATCGAGGCACTCTCCCGCAAGCTCGACATCGTCAGTGCCAAGACCGTCGACGGCGCCACGGTGGCCCGCCTGCAGGCACAGACCTCCGAGATCCGCGACCTGCTCGGCCGCGCGCTCTCCAATGATTCCGTCCGCATGCTCGCCGAGCAGGTGGCGCTGCTGGTCGGCAAGATCGAGCGCTTCGCCAATCCGGACGAGCGGCTCGCCCACGAAGTGGTGGAAGCGCTCGGCCGGCGCATCGACCAGCTTGCGGCCCGCATCGACACCTATGCGGCGGCGACCGGCAACGACCCGGCACCGTTCGACGATATCGTTCGCCGCCTCGACGAACTGCATGGTGCGGTGGCCGGCGCGGCGCGCGCCGCGCCCGACGGTATGGACACGCTGTTCGATGGGCTGGTGGAGCGCATCGAGCGCATGTCGCGCCCGGATGCCGCGCTCGGCGGCTCGGTGGAGGCGCTCGGCCGGCAAATCGCATCGATCGCCGAGCGGATCAACGCCAATGACAGCCGCTTCGACCAACTCACGGGCATCGAGCGCGCGCTGAGCGACCTGTTCGTGCAGATGGAGGAGGCGCGCGCCAGCGCCATCGCCGCGGCCGAGCACAGCGCCCGCAGCGCCGCCGCCGAATATGCCGGCGCCACCACGAACAATGACGGCATGGCGCTGATCCAGCGCGAGCTTGCCGATCTCGGCACGCGGCAGGTGAACAGCGAACGGCGCACCTACGACACGCTGGAAGCCGTGCACGAGACGCTGGGGCGTGTCGTCGAGCGCATCGCCTCGCTGGACACCGTACCCGCGACGCCGGCCGAACCGCAGCCCATGTTCGAGACGCCGGCACCGGTCGAGCCGGCGCCGCGCCCGCAGGTCGTGTCGCCTCCCGCATCCGTGGCGGCCACCGCGCCGCTGCGCCACCCGGCCGTGCCGCCCGGCATGGTGCCCCCGGTGGTGATGCCGGCGGAAGACAATGAAGAGCCGGCCTTCCCGGACGATTTCCCGCTGGAGCCCGGCTCCGGCCTGCCGCGCCAGCGCGCGGCGGCAACGGCGGCACGCATCGCCCAGTCGGAAGCCACGGTGGACGATCTCATCGGCCGCCCGGCCAGCGAAGACGCACAGCCGGCGCCGAGCCGTGCCGACTTCATCGCCGCCGCACGCCGCGCCGCGCAATCCGCCAGCGCCACCAAGCCCAAGGCGGACGACAGCGCACCGAAAGATGCCGGCCCCTCCCGCCTGTCGCGCCTGCTCTCGCGCGCCCGCCTGCCGCTGCTGGTCGCGGTGAGCGGCTCGGCGCTGGCGTTCGGCGCCTGGCATCTCGCCGGTACGCTGCATGAGGTGCAACTCGGCGCCGCCCAGCCGGCCCAGGACAGCTTGAAGCCCGTGCCCGCGGCGACGCCCGCCGCGCCGGTGCAGCCCAGCCTCACCATCACCGCATCGCCCCCGGCGAGCTCCACCGCGCAGGTGCCGTTCGCCGACACGCTGCCGTCCTCCGGCGTCGTCGGCGGGGAAACCACCTTCGGCGCCGCCCCGGCGGCACCCAGTGCGCCGAATCCGTCCGACATCACCGGCTCGGTCGGCACGCCGCTGCCGACCCCGGCGCCCGGCGCTTCGCCCTCCTCGTCGCTCGGCAAGCCGACGGGTGCCGCGCCGACCGGGGATCTGCCGGTCGTCATTGGCGGGCCGGCGCTGCGCGCGGCCGCGCTGGCCGGCGACCCGGCCGCCGCCTATGAGGTCGGCGCCCGCTTCGCGGAAGGCCGCGGCGTCGGCCCCAACGCCGCCCGCGCTGCCGACTGGTTCGCCTTCGCCGTCTCCCGCGGCTCGATCCCGGCGGCCTACCGGCTCGGCGTGCTGCTGGAGAAGGGCTCGGAGGGCCTCAGCCGCGATGTCGCCCGCGCCCGCAACCTCTATGCGAGCGCCGCGCAGGCCGGCAATGTCCGGGCGATGCACAATTTCGCCGTGCTGCTCGCCGAGGGCGTCGACGGCCAGCCGGACTACACCCAGGCGGTGATGTGGTTCCGCAAGGCGGCCGAGCGCGGGGTGCGCGACAGCCAGTATAATCTCGGTGTGCTCTATACCCGCGGGCTCGGAGTGAAGCAGGATCTCGGCGAGAGCTGGAAATGGTTCTCGCTCGCCGCGGCGCAGGGCGACCAGGAGGCCGGCCGCAAGCGCGACGAGGTGGCGAGCCGGCTCGACCAGCAGCAACTCATCACGCTGCGTTTCGCGGTGCAGACCTGGAGCGCGGTACTGACCGACGACAAGGCCAATGTCGCGCTTTCCAGCCCGGACTGGGACCGCACCGAAGTGCCGGTGACGAAGAAGAAGACCGCGTCGCGGGTTTAATCAGAACGTCGCTCGATTCCATAGCAACGTCATCCTCGGCCTTGTGCCGAGGATCTCGATTCCCGACAGCGCATCCGGAATCGAGATGGCCGGCACGAGGCCGGCCATGACGGATTGTGAAGCGCGTGACAACCTCAACCCCGATCGGCCAGGCAGGCGTGGTGGGCGATGCGATAGGTCCGCGCGCCGCCGACCAGATGCGCGGCATATGCACCAGTGAACAGCGCTTCGAGCGCGGGATCGCGCACATTGAGCCCGCCCGCATAGGCGCCGAGCGCCGGCAGCACCAGGCGCGTCGCGTCCGCGGCGAAGCAGCGCCGGCGGATGCCGCGCCCGCGCCGCACGATGCGGGCGACGGGATGGAAATGTCCCGCCACTTCCCCCGCAGCCGCGCCGGCCACCGGCTCGTGGCGGAAGGTCAGCGGCCCGATGGTCAGTTCATCGGCATGGACGCCGCCGAGTTGCGGCACCGGCTCCGGATCATGATTGCCGGCGATCCAGATGATGTCGCGGCCGCGGCCCAGATCGGCCAACGCCTCCCGCTCGACCGCGCCCAAGCGATGCGCGGCCCGGCGATCATGCAGGCTGTCGCCGAGCGCAATGAGCGCGCGCGGGCGCCAGCGCGCGATGATGGTGGCGAGCAGCGTCAGCGTGGCGCGGGTGTCGTAGGGCGGCAGCGGCACGCCGCGCTCGGCAAAGGCCGAACCCTTCTCCAGATGCAGGTCGGCGACAATGAGGATGCGCTCATCGGGCCAGAACAGCGCGCCGGCCGGATCGAGCACGAGGCGCGCGCCGGCGAGGTCGATCTCGTCGGTCCGCTCCTCTGCCTCGCCGCCAAGCTCATTGTAGTGGCCGTCCAGCACTCATCGCCTCCCTGACCAGCTCCGCCTCGGCCTCCGCCAGCAAGGCATCCGCCGCCTCGCCATGGATCATCTCGCGGCCGATCTCAAGCATGACCGGCACGGCAAGCGGCGAGACGTGATCGAGAATCACATGGTCGATCCGCCCCTTAATGCGCGCCAGCATGTCGGAGAGACGGCGAATGTCCAGCAGGCCGGTGGCGGCGTCGGAGCGGGCGGCGCGCAGCAGCAGATGCTGCGGCTCGTGCGAGCGCAGCACGTCATAGATCAGGTCGGTCGACATGGTGACCTGCCGGCTGTTCTTCTCCTTGCCGGGAAAACGCCGCTCGATGAGGCCGGCAATGACCGCGCATTGCCGGAAGGTGCGCTTCATCAGCGAGGATTCCGCCAGCCATTCCTCAAGGTCGTCGCCCAGCATGTCGGCGTCGAGCAGCGCGTCGAGATCGAGCCGGCCCTGTTGGACGGCGATCGACAGATCGGACATGCCATAGACAGCGAGGGCGTAATCATTGGCGACAAAGCCGAGCGGGCGCAGCTTGGCGCGCTCCAGCCGCCGTGTCAGCAGCATGCCGAGCGTCTGGTGGGCGAGCCTGCCCTCGAACGGATAGGCGACGAGATAATGCCGCGAGCCGCGTGGAAAGGTCTCGACCAGCAGATCCTCGCGGCCCGGCAGGCGCGAGCGCTCCTGCTGATAGGCGAGCCATTCGTGCACCTGGTCCGGCAGGGCGCTCCAGCGCTCCGGGGTCGCCAGCATGGCGCGCACGCGCGAGGCCAGGAAGGTGGAGAGCGGAAACTTGCCGCCCTCGTAAGACGGCACGCGCGGGTCCTTCGAGGAGGAGCGCTGGACATAGACCTCCTCGCCGATGATGGCCTGATACTCCAGCACCTCGCCGGCGAAGACGAAGGTGTCGCCGGGGCTCATGGTCTCGACGAAATACTCCTCCACCTCTCCCAGCACCCGCCCGCCAAAGCGGGATTTCGGCTTGGCGAGCCGGACCTTCAGCATGGTCGCCTCGACGATGGTGCCGACATTCAGCCGGTATTGCTGCGCCACCATGGGATTGGCGACGCGCCAGCGGCCATCCTTGGTGCGGCGGATACGGGCGAAGCGCTCATAGGCGCGCAGCGCATAGCCGCCGGTGGCGACGAAATCGATCACCTGCTCGAAGCTCTCCCAATCGAGATCGGCATAAGGCTCGGCGGAGACGACCTCGTTATAGAGCTCAAGCGCATCGAACGGCGCGCCGCAGGCCATGCCGAGCACGTGCTGGGCCAGCACATCGAGCCCGCCGGAACGGATCACGGCCGAATCCTGTTCGCCGTTGCGCACAGCCTCCATGGCCGCGCGGCATTCAAGCACCTCGAAGCGATTGGCCGGCACCAGCACGGCCTGGCTCGGTTCGTCGAGCCGGTGATTGGCGCGGCCGATGCGCTGCATCAGGCGGGACGAGCCCTTGGGCGCGCCCACATTCACCACCAGATCGACATCGCCCCAATCAATACCGAGATCGAGCGAGGAGGTGCAGACCACCGCCTTGAGCACGCCATCCGCCATCGCCGCCTCCACCCGCCGGCGCTGGGCGACGTCGAGCGAGCCGTGATGGAGCGCGATCGGGAGATTGTCGTCATTGATGTGCCACAGCTCCTGGAACAGCAGCTCGGCCTGCATGCGGGTATTGACGAAGACCAGCGTCGTCTTGTGCGCCTTGATGAGCTGATAGACCTCGCGCAGCGCATGCACCGCGCTGTGCCCGGCCCAGGGCAGATGCCGCGCGGTATCGAGCATTGACAGGTCCGGCGCGGCGCCGGCCTCGGCGATGACAAGGTCCCCCATCTCATTCGCGGCGGTCTGCGGCACCAGCCAGCGGCGCAGCGTATCGGGATCGGCGACCGTGGCGGAAAGCCCGACGGTCTGCACTTCGGGCGCCAGAGCGCGCAGCCGGGCAAGGCCGAGCGAGAGCAGGTCGCCGCGCTTGGAGCCGGCCAGCGCGTGCAGTTCGTCCAGCACGATGCGGCGCAGGTTCTTGAACAGATGCGGCGCATCGGCGGAGGCCAGCAGCAGCGCGATCTGCTCCGGCGTGGTCAGCAATATGTCCGGCGGGTCGCGACGCTGGCGCTGGCGGCGCGAGGCCGGGGTGTCGCCGGTCCGGGTCTCGATGCGCACCGGCAATTCCATCTCGGCGGCCGGCCGCTCCAGATTGCGGGCGACATCGACGGCGAGCGCCTTCAAGGGCGAGATATAGAGCGTGTGCAGGCCGCGCGGCGCGTTGCGGTTGCCGGAGAGTTCGACCAGGGTCGGCAGGAAGCCGGCCAATGTCTTGCCGGCGCCGGTCGGGGCGATGAGCAGCACCGAACGCCCCTCGCGGGCGAGGGCCAGCAGTTCCAGCTGATGCGCACGCGGCTCCCACCCGCGCGAGGCGAACCAGCGCCGGAAGCGGTCGGGGAGTTCGTCCGGCGTCGGTATCGCGAGCGAGCGGGGCACGGCGGGAAAGATAGTGCTTGTGCGTGCATCCTTCGAGGCTCGCTGGAAATTCACGACTTTGAAGATCAACGTCATCCTGAGGTGCGAGCGTAAGCGAGCCTCGAAGGATGCTGAAGCAGATGGCGTTCATCGGGGACGGATATCCTTCGAGGCCGCTGCGCGGCACCTCAGGATGACGTCGTTTGGGAAGTGCTAATAGCGCTTCACCGCCACCACGACCAGTCCGGGCACCGGCACGGTGCCTTCCTTGCGGGTCGAGGCGTGCTCGCTGGAGACCAGCGTTACCCCGGCCTCCGCCAGCCTCTCGCGGACATAGCCCTCGGCATGGGCATAGCGCAGCGTGTCGCGCAGGATGACGCCCTCGCCTTCATGGGTCTCGACGGTGAAGGCCAACAGCCCGCCGGATTGCAGAGCCCGGGCACTCTCATGGAAGATCGGCGCCAGGTCGTCGAGATAGCAGAAGGCGTCGCCGGCGAAGATCAGTTCGGCGGTGTCCGCCACCTGCTGTTCGACGAAGGACAGCATGTCGCCGACTTCGAGCGCGTCATAGCCGCCGCGATGCCGGGCCTGCTCGATCATGTTCGGCGAGAGATCGACGCCTTCGAGCCTGCCAACCTTGCCGGCAAGCCGCTCGCCGACAAGCCCGGTGCCGCAGCCGAGATCGAGCGCGCGGCCGAAGGCGAAAGGCCGGCCGAGCGTGACGCACGCCGCCTCCAGCGCGTCATGGATCAGCTCCGGACCGCGATAATCCAGCCGCGCCAACGCTTCGTCGAAGCGGCCGGCATATTGGTCGAACAGCGTGCGCACATAGGCTTCGCTCATCTTCGCCTCGACCCGATTGCCGCCGAGCCGGGCGAGCCGCACCCCGGCGCCGAGCGGATCGGCGGGGTCGGCGCGCAGCGCACGGACATAGGCGCCGGCGGCGCCGACCGGGTCGCCGGCCTTCTCGCGCGCCTCGGCAAGCAGGAACCACAGTGGCAGGAATTCCGGGGCGCGCGCGGTCACCTCCAGCAGCAAGTGCGCCGCATCCGCGGCATTGCCCTCCTCGATCAACGCCCGCGCCCATTCGAGGCGGCGGTCGACCACCGGATCGCCGGAAGACACATGCAAGGGGCCATTGCTCATTGGGAACTCGCGCAATCCGTTGGCCGCCCTATATCTTCTCCGCAATGCGCCCGGAAGACCTGCTGCTGCCAACGCCCGAGGGACTTTATTCGCCGGCCGGCGACTTTCATGTCGATCCGCACCGGCCGGTGAAGCGCGCCATCATCACCCACGGCCATTCCGATCACGCCCGCGCCGGCCATGGCGCGGTGCTGGCGACGCGCGAGACGCTCGACATCATGGCGATCCGCTATGGCCAGGATTTCGCGGGAAAAACCCAGGTCGCCGCCTATGGCGAGACCATCCATATCGACGGGGTCGATGTCACGCTGCATCCGGCCGGGCACATACTCGGCTCGGCGCAGATCGCGGTGGAGTGCAAGGGCTGCCGTATCGTCGCGTCCGGCGACTACAAGCCCGGCACCGACCCGACCTGCACGCCGTTCGAGCCGATCCCGTGCACCGTCTTCATCTCCGAGGCGACCTTCGGCCTGCCGGTATTCCGCCATCCCGAGCCGATGGCGGAGATCGGCAAGCTGATGGATTCACTGGCGCTGTTCCCGGAGCGGGCGCACCTCGTCGGCGCCTATGCGCTGGGCAAGGCGCAGCGGGTGATCGCGCTGCTGCGCGCCGCCGGTTATGCGCAGCCAATCTATCTGCACGGCGCCATGGAGCGGCTGACCGCCTATTACATCGCGCAGGGCATCGATCTCGGCGAGGTGTTGCCGGCTCGCGAGGCCAAGCCCTCGGAGCTGGCCGGCCGCGTCGCCATCTGCCCGCCAAGCTCGCTGACCGACCTGTGGTCACGCAAATTCCCCGATCCGGTCACTTCCTTCGCCTCGGGCTGGATGCGCATCCGCGCCCGCGCCCGGCAGAACGGCGTCGAGCTGCCGCTGATCGTCTCCGACCATGCCGATTGGGACGACCTGCAAGCTTCGATCCTCGCCACCGGCTGCGAGGAACTGTGGGTGACGCACGGCCAGGAGGACGCGCTGGTGCACTGGGCACTGCTCGCCGGCCTGCGCGCCCGCCCGCTGCATATGGTGGGCTATGGCGAGGAGGAGGGTGAGCTCGCGGCGCCCGCCATGGAGCCACAGGGGACTCCGGGAGCGCCGGCATGAACCGCTTCGCCGCGCTGCTCGACCGTCTCGCCTATGAGCCGCGCCGCAATGGCAAGCTGCGGTTGATCACCGATTATTTCCGCCACGTGCCGGATCCGGAGCGCGGCTGGGCGCTCGCTGCGCTCACCGGGGCGCTGTCGTTCCGCAATGCCAAGGCCGGGCTGATCCGCCAGCTTATCAGCGAGCGCACCGATCCGGTGCTGTTCGCGCTGTCCTATGATTATGTCGGCGACCTCTCGGAGACGGTGGCGCTGATGTGGCCGGCGCCGCACGGCCGCAACGATCCGGAGCCGCCGTCACTTTCCGCCGTGGTGCATGCCTTCTCCACCCTCGGCAAGGCCGAGCTTCCGGCCGTGCTCGCGGCGCTGCTCGATCGGCTCGACGAGACCGGACGCTGGGCGCTGCTGAAGCTCATCACCGGGAGCCTGCGCATCGGCGTCTCGGCGCGGCTCGCCAAGACCGCGGTGGCGGCGCTGGGTGAGCTGGAGCCGGACGCGATAGAACTGGTCTGGCCCGGGCTGGAGCCGCCCTACACCGAACTGTTCGCCTGGGCCGAGGGCCGCGGACCGCGCCCCGAGACCGAGGACCCGGCGCCGTTTCGGCCGGTGATGTTGTCCCATGCTATCGAGGAATCGGACTTCGCCGCGCTCGATCCCGCCGCGTTCCGGGGCGAGTGGAAATGGGACGGCATCCGCGTGCAGGCGGTGCGCGGCGCCGACCATACCGGGCGCCATGTGGCGCGGCTCTATAGCCGCACCGGCGAAGACATCTCGCCCGCCTTCCCCGATCTCGCCGAGGCACTGGCCTTTGACGGCGCGGTCGATGGCGAGTTGCTGATCCTGCGCGACGGGCGGGTACAGTCCTTCAACGTGCTGCAGCAGCGGCTGAACCGGAAGACGGTGACGCCCAAGCTGATCGCGGAATTCCCGGCCCATATCCGCGCCTATGATTTGCTGTTCGAGGCCGGCGAGGACATGCGCAACCTGCCCTTCGAGGCGCGCCGCGCGCGGCTGGAGGCGCTGATCGCCGTGCATCTGGAAAGCCCGCTCGACCTCTCGCCCCTGGTGGCGTTCGGCAGCTGGGAGGACCTGGCGGCCGCTCGCGCCGACCCTGCCTCGCATGGTGCCGGCGCGGATGCCGAGGCGGTGGAAGGGGTGATGCTGAAGCGTGCCGACAGCCTCTATCTGCCGGGACGGCCCAAGGGGCCGTGGTGGAAATGGAAGCGCGATCCGCACACCGTCGATGCCGTGCTGATGTATGCGCAACGCGGCCACGGCAAGCGCTCCTCCTATTATTCCGACTACACCTTCGGCGTCTGGACCGAAGAGGGCGAGCTGGTGCCGGTCGGCAAGGCCTATTTCGGCTTCACCGACGAGGAATTGCTGGAGATCGACCGCTTCGTGCGCCGCCACACCGTCAACCGCTTCGGCCCGGTGCGGGAAGTCACCCACACCGCCACCGAGGG harbors:
- the pdeM gene encoding ligase-associated DNA damage response endonuclease PdeM is translated as MDGHYNELGGEAEERTDEIDLAGARLVLDPAGALFWPDERILIVADLHLEKGSAFAERGVPLPPYDTRATLTLLATIIARWRPRALIALGDSLHDRRAAHRLGAVEREALADLGRGRDIIWIAGNHDPEPVPQLGGVHADELTIGPLTFRHEPVAGAAAGEVAGHFHPVARIVRRGRGIRRRCFAADATRLVLPALGAYAGGLNVRDPALEALFTGAYAAHLVGGARTYRIAHHACLADRG
- a CDS encoding MerR family DNA-binding transcriptional regulator, with product MDFTHAVDTDRRTDTHSAVVADAQIFTIGDLAREFGVTLRALRFYEDKGLLEPRREGLTRLYSAAERSRLAIILKGKKLGFTLAEIKSMVALREGGPMPAGGLALTAEKCVEQVALLERQRTDIDEAIGELRQMIAAFPTRTAA
- a CDS encoding 2-hydroxychromene-2-carboxylate isomerase, which gives rise to MTAPRTVVHYFSIHSPWAFLGYAPFAEMVQRHGVKVEHRPVLLPELFSQTGGLPLARRHPARQRYRMTELKRWRDKRGADFHLKPAFWPYEPALADRAIIAAIAAGIDPDPLIRRLFAGVWQQQENMADPAALLGVLAELGISADVLIEAAGTAIAGTYAANQNRAIEADVFGSPSYVLDGEVFWGQDRIDLLDDALSSGRAPFTSEA
- a CDS encoding SEL1-like repeat protein — protein: MRQGAPTNPEHIDSEAWAALREAARRSGMPFGEWLKAKLLAGTADLPAPAASTARGGTVAVGDLQRRVSDLAGEIDRLARAEPPATPHRGSRIASPHGEGLVSALDALNARVEKLLQDPDKGSAAAATHLDETIRRLNERLESLAQEKRSDEKRIDEKRTETQATEAPPADSFERRMSEIARTVDTLNRKLDRSAPPQPSPAAPGRNAALDAAVAEIAARQRLLDAAGQAKAALPPPAPQAPVPPPAPVVREVDLSGLERQLNIIADQMNELTRTAPQGEAVGALRGDVAEIKRSLAELAPRRAVEELERAVGLIAQRIERQGSGEANAEIVRTLAGLRDVMEELRPPENSEALEREIEALSRKLDIVSAKTVDGATVARLQAQTSEIRDLLGRALSNDSVRMLAEQVALLVGKIERFANPDERLAHEVVEALGRRIDQLAARIDTYAAATGNDPAPFDDIVRRLDELHGAVAGAARAAPDGMDTLFDGLVERIERMSRPDAALGGSVEALGRQIASIAERINANDSRFDQLTGIERALSDLFVQMEEARASAIAAAEHSARSAAAEYAGATTNNDGMALIQRELADLGTRQVNSERRTYDTLEAVHETLGRVVERIASLDTVPATPAEPQPMFETPAPVEPAPRPQVVSPPASVAATAPLRHPAVPPGMVPPVVMPAEDNEEPAFPDDFPLEPGSGLPRQRAAATAARIAQSEATVDDLIGRPASEDAQPAPSRADFIAAARRAAQSASATKPKADDSAPKDAGPSRLSRLLSRARLPLLVAVSGSALAFGAWHLAGTLHEVQLGAAQPAQDSLKPVPAATPAAPVQPSLTITASPPASSTAQVPFADTLPSSGVVGGETTFGAAPAAPSAPNPSDITGSVGTPLPTPAPGASPSSSLGKPTGAAPTGDLPVVIGGPALRAAALAGDPAAAYEVGARFAEGRGVGPNAARAADWFAFAVSRGSIPAAYRLGVLLEKGSEGLSRDVARARNLYASAAQAGNVRAMHNFAVLLAEGVDGQPDYTQAVMWFRKAAERGVRDSQYNLGVLYTRGLGVKQDLGESWKWFSLAAAQGDQEAGRKRDEVASRLDQQQLITLRFAVQTWSAVLTDDKANVALSSPDWDRTEVPVTKKKTASRV
- a CDS encoding alpha/beta hydrolase, with product MPTFSTVIQPATEPRGALTLDPAVFYPAAISAETRAINAGIVKALGAVPDRWVFPMAMLRKLRLEGKGPFPLAPESPYAQAIEIDGPHGPIPLRVLSPPEPKGVYLHLHGGGWTLGSARENDGLNHRFVERTGFAVVSVDYRLAPEEPWPKGPDDCEAAALWLLREGPTRFGTERYAIGGESAGANLSVATLLRLRDKHAIMPFRAASLHAGCYDLALTPSARAWGDEPLVLNTRDINVFVGHYLRAMTEVADASLASPDISPLYAGLTGLPPALFSVGTRDPLVDDTLFMAPRWLAAGNATELAVYPGGAHVFIGFPGTLADQALARIHGFIAGC